The Euphorbia lathyris chromosome 8, ddEupLath1.1, whole genome shotgun sequence genome has a window encoding:
- the LOC136202119 gene encoding LOB domain-containing protein 22-like — protein MESQCHGHACAACKYQRRKCKPDCPLAPYFPPSSHRDFIAVHKLFGVSNILKTIRSFDSPAAKQASVNTMIFQAKARAADPVGGCHRIILILKNQILFYQNQLHLVRQHLLLHKLLASQFSHKLDADADEDDSVFAKGNHDSRQQPYGCDTDSLDKQAVTLGLSEDTKPLLGVFDDIFMDSKTRLLEDEEVEEEHKDTSTIK, from the exons ATGGAATCTCAGTGTCATGGTCATGCCTGTGCTGCTTGTAAGTATCAACGTAGAAAGTGCAAACCTGATTGTCCTCTTGCTCCCTATTTCCCTCCCTCTTCTCACCGTGATTTTATTGCTGTCCACAAGCTCTTTGGCGTTAGTAATATTTTGAAAACCATCCGTTCGTTCGATTCTCCCGCCGCTAAACAGGCCTCTGTTAATACTATGATTTTCCAAGCCAAAGCTCGTGCTGCTGATCCTGTCGGCGGTTGCCATCGAATCATTTTGATTCTGAAAAATCAGATCCTTTTTTACCAAAACCAACTTCATCTTGTTCGTCAACATCTTCTTTTGCATAAGCTTCTGGCTTCTCAATTTTCGCATAAACTTGATGCAGATGCAGATGAAGATGATAGTGTTTTTGCTAAGGGGAATCATGACTCCCGTCAACAACCGTATGGATGTGATACTGATTCGTTGGATAAACAGGCGGTTACATTGGGTTTAAGTGAAGACACGAAACCGCTTCTTGGTGTGTTCGATGACATTTTTATGGATTCCAAGACCAG GTTGTTAGAAGATGAGGAAGTTGAAGAGGAACACAAGGATACTTCAACAATCAAATGA